A single window of Anaerolineae bacterium DNA harbors:
- a CDS encoding DUF302 domain-containing protein, with amino-acid sequence MTIDYGLRTILNIPYEEAIEKATAALKEEGFGVLTEIDVKATLKKKLDADFRRYVILGACNPPLAYRALSHELEIGLLLPCNVIVYETDDARTVVSIVNPMAMLGVVENEALQKVAHEAQARLSRVIQTLAQN; translated from the coding sequence ATGACGATTGATTATGGCCTACGGACTATCCTGAATATACCTTACGAAGAAGCAATTGAAAAAGCAACTGCTGCTTTGAAAGAAGAAGGCTTTGGTGTATTAACTGAAATTGACGTAAAAGCCACGCTCAAAAAGAAACTGGACGCCGATTTTCGGCGCTACGTTATCCTGGGCGCGTGCAATCCTCCCCTGGCCTACCGGGCGCTTTCCCATGAGTTGGAAATTGGTTTGCTGCTACCCTGCAACGTGATTGTGTATGAAACAGACGATGCCCGGACCGTGGTTTCCATTGTCAACCCCATGGCCATGCTGGGCGTGGTGGAAAATGAAGCCCTGCAAAAAGTGGCCCATGAGGCCCAGGCCCGGTTGAGCCGCGTAATCCAAACCCTGGCTCAGAATTAA
- a CDS encoding PD40 domain-containing protein, whose product MNNLDQTFSPYEDRAALPYRLRRAPQLFTVFGYGLLLWAVLIIGCGPASILTREQASEAIAQATEPVEVPASTTPTLAPAATLAPENTAEPLAQDDTEGVRAGDSIPADSPVGPEPEIGQITFALGATELREPIDPDLLFTAGITQIHAIFDYSGMSTAYTWERVWYLNETEVARSATAWTGPESGTFDYFIDNGLKPLPAGDWLLEIYVEDKLQSLGVFIIEDVLPPAETAGSPAGVYQLVYPKCDGDHHDIYVADTNGRHEQLIVTRGAGPSWTPDGAMIFFFGEGGVDRQMRNGLEYVFDGISSGLVAMTAYPLPTGIEQLNMFQSLDWKQGTARWARVSPDGSMVAYDAKPGGDYRLYFLGTAANQQFRYEIPGEQADWSPDSRKIVYRSGRNGQVGIWISNRDDSDPTRLTENGTDSFPAWSPDGDTIAFSRDVEGNVDIYAINVDGSNLRRLTDAPGHDTLATYAPNGDLIFRSARTGSWGIWKMKGDGSGQTEIIANACVGNDWAYSMMDVLP is encoded by the coding sequence ATGAACAACCTTGACCAAACCTTTTCTCCCTATGAAGATAGAGCCGCTTTACCATATAGACTCCGGCGCGCTCCTCAACTGTTCACGGTATTTGGCTATGGTTTACTGCTCTGGGCCGTACTCATTATTGGCTGCGGCCCTGCTTCTATTTTGACTCGTGAGCAGGCAAGTGAGGCCATCGCCCAGGCCACAGAGCCGGTAGAAGTTCCGGCCTCAACAACACCCACGCTTGCGCCCGCCGCCACCCTTGCTCCTGAAAACACCGCCGAGCCTCTTGCCCAAGATGATACCGAGGGGGTCAGGGCGGGCGACTCGATTCCCGCCGACTCGCCGGTTGGGCCGGAGCCGGAAATCGGCCAGATCACCTTTGCCCTGGGCGCCACCGAACTGCGGGAACCCATTGATCCCGACCTGTTATTTACGGCAGGCATTACTCAAATTCACGCCATTTTTGACTACAGCGGGATGTCAACGGCCTATACCTGGGAACGGGTGTGGTACTTGAACGAAACGGAAGTGGCCCGCAGCGCCACGGCCTGGACCGGCCCCGAAAGCGGCACGTTTGATTATTTTATTGACAACGGCCTTAAACCGCTGCCGGCCGGCGATTGGCTTTTAGAAATTTATGTGGAAGACAAATTGCAATCCCTGGGCGTTTTTATCATTGAAGATGTTCTCCCCCCGGCTGAAACGGCCGGTAGCCCCGCCGGCGTCTACCAACTGGTCTATCCCAAATGTGACGGCGACCATCACGATATTTATGTGGCGGATACAAACGGCCGGCATGAACAACTCATTGTCACCCGCGGCGCGGGGCCGTCGTGGACGCCTGACGGGGCGATGATCTTTTTCTTTGGCGAAGGAGGGGTTGACCGGCAAATGCGAAACGGTTTGGAATACGTGTTTGACGGCATCAGCAGCGGCCTGGTGGCCATGACCGCCTACCCCTTGCCCACCGGCATTGAGCAGTTGAATATGTTCCAGAGCCTTGATTGGAAACAAGGCACGGCCCGCTGGGCCAGGGTTTCGCCGGACGGCAGCATGGTGGCTTACGACGCCAAACCCGGCGGCGACTACCGCCTCTATTTTTTGGGCACGGCGGCCAACCAGCAATTTCGCTATGAAATTCCGGGCGAACAAGCCGATTGGTCGCCCGACAGCCGGAAAATCGTGTACCGTTCGGGACGAAACGGGCAGGTGGGCATCTGGATTTCCAACCGCGATGACTCTGACCCCACCCGACTTACGGAAAATGGCACCGACTCGTTCCCGGCCTGGTCGCCCGACGGCGATACCATTGCCTTTAGCCGTGATGTAGAAGGCAATGTAGATATTTACGCAATCAACGTTGACGGCAGCAATTTACGCCGCCTGACCGATGCGCCGGGCCACGACACCTTAGCCACCTACGCGCCCAACGGCGACCTTATCTTTCGCAGCGCCCGTACCGGCAGTTGGGGTATCTGGAAAATGAAGGGGGACGGTTCGGGCCAAACCGAGATCATTGCCAACGCTTGTGTGGGTAATGACTGGGCCTATAGTATGATGGACGTACTGCCATAG
- a CDS encoding sigma-70 family RNA polymerase sigma factor produces the protein MEFLLALILGTIAQEDTDNTVSALDFAELFQRYYPRVYNYLRYRVGALEDAEDLLGVVFEKAYTHREQFEAQKGAFSTWLFRIAHNELANYYRARERRSKWEADGEMPNDLVTPEASPETQVIRQESVARLLQGLAQLSERDQTVISLKFGSRLNNQEIGQIMDLKEKTVSVVLLRAMRRLQKQLEETV, from the coding sequence ATGGAATTCTTATTAGCCCTTATTCTGGGAACGATTGCTCAAGAAGATACAGATAATACCGTTTCGGCGCTTGATTTTGCCGAACTCTTTCAGCGTTACTATCCGCGTGTTTACAACTACTTACGTTATCGGGTTGGAGCGCTGGAAGATGCGGAGGACTTGCTTGGCGTTGTTTTTGAAAAGGCCTATACGCACCGGGAGCAGTTTGAGGCGCAAAAAGGAGCCTTTTCTACCTGGCTTTTTCGGATTGCCCACAACGAGTTGGCCAATTACTATCGCGCCCGCGAGCGCCGCTCAAAGTGGGAAGCGGACGGTGAAATGCCCAACGACCTGGTAACGCCCGAAGCCTCGCCCGAAACGCAAGTGATACGGCAAGAATCGGTGGCCCGGTTGTTACAAGGTTTAGCCCAATTAAGCGAACGCGACCAGACGGTGATCAGTCTCAAGTTTGGCAGCCGGTTGAACAATCAAGAAATCGGCCAAATTATGGATTTGAAGGAAAAGACGGTGAGTGTGGTTTTGTTGCGGGCGATGCGTCGTTTGCAAAAGCAGTTAGAGGAGACGGTATGA
- a CDS encoding PadR family transcriptional regulator: MNMKGSLPLLILNELSVKPGHGYYLAKQIRQKSKGVLDFAEGTLYPTLHNMEKQGFIEAFEQEEKGRPRRYYHLTARGRTALAQERAEWEQFSASVNAVLGGVS, from the coding sequence ATGAATATGAAAGGCAGTTTACCGTTACTTATCCTGAATGAGCTTTCGGTGAAACCGGGGCACGGGTACTATTTGGCCAAACAAATTCGACAGAAGTCTAAAGGAGTGTTGGATTTTGCCGAAGGCACGCTGTACCCTACCCTGCACAATATGGAAAAACAGGGCTTTATTGAGGCGTTTGAGCAAGAAGAAAAAGGCCGACCCCGTCGTTATTACCATTTAACGGCCAGGGGCCGCACCGCATTGGCTCAAGAACGAGCGGAATGGGAACAATTCAGCGCGAGCGTTAACGCCGTTTTAGGAGGTGTCTCATGA